Sequence from the Dehalococcoidia bacterium genome:
GGCTGATCGAACCATGAAGGTGACTTCCAACACGGACTGGCAGGTAACTGTCCTCGGTACCAATAATGGCTACATGACCAAGTACAACGGCACCATTTATGATCCTGCCGTCAAACTCCATGATGCCCTGCTCCTTATGTCCGAGAATACAGTCACTCTAACGGACTCGTCTCAGGTGCTGGCTGACGGTACCCCAGCTGGCCAGCCGTTGGATAATTCCGGTGACGCTCGCAGTGTGGCCTTCCACCAGCAGGTGTACTACGTAGATACTGCCTTGCCCAGCGGTTCTTACTACTATGTAGTAGTGACCTTTACTGCTTCCCAGACAATATAGACCGGTGGTCAAGAATGGGGACGGCTTCTGAGCAAGCCGTCCCCAACCCAATTTCAAGCGTGGGGAAAGTCCAAGATGTCCTAGATACATAGAATAACTGGTATCATGATCGGGAGCGCGTCGAGAGGAGAACGGAACAATGAAGAGCCCATTAGCCAGGTTTTCAATGCCCTATATGATTATCGTTATCGCCTTTGTATTGGTGAGCCTATGCCTGTTTATCAATGTCTCGCCAATTTCGGCATCTCCGGGTCTCAATGTCACCGGATCTCTGGTTGACGTTACGATCTCCCCAGGACAGAGTTATGTTCATACGATGGATATTGCGAGCGGGTCAACTTATTCCATGGATATGCAGGTCGAGATCAGAGGATTCGGGCAGTCTCTTGACGGATCAACTATTGAGCTGACTCCCGAAGATGATAATTCCCTGTATTCTGCTCGGTCCTTCATTACCCGGATTGACAATACCTCCTTTCATCTGGAACCGGGCGGCTCGCAGCAGGTCAAAGCTACCATAAGTGTTCCGGCTGGTACTGCTCCCGGGACAAGGTATGCCGTCATTTACATACACAGTCAGCCTGGTGGCGAGGGCAAAGTTGGTGTAGTGGTGGCCGTTGATGTTCCGGTTATTGTTCATATTCCCGGCACCGATACTGCTGTCAGGAAAGGGGAGATCACTGATCTGGATGTCCCCAAGATAGAAGCCGGTAAGCCAATTCAAATTCTGACCACGTTCAAGAACACCGGCGATATTCATTTTAAGGCCAAGAATCAGGTCAGTATCGCCGATGAATCCGGGCAAGTGATTTTACAGGCTGAAACTCCTCTGAGCTCGTCATCCGTTATACCAGCTTTCTCCCGGTTGTTCACTGCCACGCTGGTGCTCCCCGAATCGATGGAAGGCTTACCGGCAGGGAGGTATTTCGCAGAATCGAAAGTGACACTTGATGACGGGACGTTGCTGGACACCAAGGAGACCAGCTTTGACATAGAAGCAAGCTACCAAGCGCCGCCTACTTCAACGCCTTCGGCGTCAGCTACCACGCCAGCTCTGATATCACAGTCTACTCCGGCTCCATCCACTTCGACCTCGTCTGACCGGGGTATCAGCTGGTCTCTGATGGCGATTATCATTGCATCCATAGTAACAATCGGTGCGATAGTCATAGCTCTGATAGTGACACGAAGGAGGCAGCCGCTGCCCAAATAGGCTCTTGGGGAAATACCCATGGAGGACGCGTTGCAAAGGAAGCGGAGATGCGCATTACCTGAGCGCAGATAGAGTATGCCTTGCTACTGCATTTTTAAATCGGAATAACGGAAGGGCTGAGAGATCGGGTTGTTGAAGATATCTGGAAAACGGCAATTAGTCATAAGCATCCTATTGCTCCTGATCCTGGGCGGTTCATTCGTGATAGCTCACGAGTTGGCTGTAGCGTCTGGTAGTGGCATGAGCATATCCCCAGCAGCGCAGACAGTAAGTCCGGGGGAAAGTTTTGATATCGTTGTAACGTTGAACACGGATACTCCATCCAGGGGAGGGCAGTGCTCCCTGAACTTCAATGCCGCCTTGGTGCAGTGCAATGGTGTAACTGAAGGGAGTTTTTATCATAGTTGGGTTCAATCCCATGGCGGGTCTGCCGTGGTCTTCCCTCAGCCGGTGATCCACAATGATGCCGGCCGGGTTACCGATGTGGGCATTGCCATCATGGGTGGAGGAACTGGCGGGCCTTCCGGCAGTGGTGAGTTTTGCATTTATCATATGACCGCAAAGACGGGAGTTACCGGGACTTCAGTTATCGTCTTGTCTAATGTGGTGCTTACGAACCAGAGTGGAAAGAGCGTATCCAGTCCCACTGTAAATAATGGGCAAGTACTCGTTATTTCACCGTCGACCGTAACTGCACCCCCAATGACATCCCCGGCTGTGCCCAGGCCTTCGTCTACAACGCCTGTACCTCCAACGAAAACCACGGATACAGTCAACCCATCGACTGAGACTGCACTTCCGCCACTCACGCCTACAGTGACACCAACTCAGGAAAGTGATTCCCAGCCCACCGTTATTGACCTGTCTGCTACGGTGAATTCCGAGGGCGTTTTGCAGATGAGCGTTGACCAAGGAGACATCCGGTACGGTGAGAACGGGTGGACGCTCAGGCTGGAGATTGGAACTGGTGCAAGGGCACTGACAAAAGACGGGGAACCGTTACAGGCGATAACCATACAGCCCAATGCAACACCATCCCCACCGCCGTCCGGCAAGCGTCTTGTGGGGTTTGCTATCGATCTTGGCCCACCCGGGGCAATCTTTAGTCCGCCGATGAGCGCTATCTTCAATTACGATCCCAACTTGCTTCCCCGGGGTGTCAAATCAAGCGAATTGATCCTGGCCTATTTTGACGCTCAAAAGGGAGAGTGGATCGAGTGCAACTATGTGGCTGATCCGAAAAGTCATAGCATCACAGGGTACATTGACCACTTCACTACTTTTTCCATACTGGCCAGGGAGAACAAGGGTATAGGTTGGAGTCTCGCTGCTATTATCATACTGTCAGAGTTGGTGGTGGCAGCGATCGTGATATTTTTCATTGTGCGGAGAAGGCGCTCTTCGGTTAGAGCGGCAATCTCACCCCAAACACCGAGTTCAACTGCGCTTAGCTCGGCGGAGAGGAAAGTGATTGCCGGAGATTCGCAGGCAGACTCATTATCAAGCAGGGCGAAGTTCGCAAATGCCGCCATCAAAACCCGAATTGAGACTACAACCGGTAAACTGGTATTTACAAGTCAGGACAAGCTGCCGTCGAACATAGAGATAGTCAACGCGTCGGGCTGCGATCTGGTTGTCTCGGTGGAATATGACCCTGAATTGTATCCGGAAGGCGTCACCAAAATCACTGTGGTTGAAAAGGAATCGCAATGATGTTCCTAACACCAGGAACGCAGTTATTGGGAGGTATTCAGAAGAGACAGATCGTACGCTCCGTGATCAGCCGTTGTGAAGCACTGATTACTTAGGGAGCCTCTGATCAAGTGGTGCAGGATTCTTCCTGCCGGGGGTCTGGGGGTGTCCCCCAGATTTCTCTTCTTCCCCCAAGAGTGGGGGTTAGGGGGTTGATCAGGACTTCATCAGAGCTTTCTTAGCATACAGATGGGCGGAACAACGGACACATGGTAGGGGGATGTGTTTCTGATCGCCTGATTGGAATCGCAGTTCAATATTGTTTGAGGAGAAGTGAATTGAATCTAATAGTTACTAAACGGGAGGCTATCGAAATAAGCCTTCTAAGCGCTATCTTATTAAGCACGTTACTTGTGTTGGCGTCATGTGGCACATCTTCATCTCCGTCCGAGGCGGGTGCTGCCATCAATCCCATCAGCAGAGATGTGCGCATTGGTGATACGTTCACTTTCGATGTGCTGATAGATACTGAAGTCCCCTCGCGCGGGGCTCAGTGCACTCTCACTTTTGATCCGAAGATGACAAGATGCGACGGGGTAACCGAGGGCGATTTCTATAGAGATTGGGCATCTGCCAACGGGTGCACCGCCGTTCTTTTCCCGGGGCCTGTCATTGATAATGAAAACGGGCAAGTCTCAAGCATTGGCATCGCTATCCTGGGCACTCAGGAAGGTGGCGCGAAGGGAAAAGGGGTGTTATTCAGTTATCATTTTACAGCCATTGCCGATGGAGTGGCGGCGCCGACCCTTTCGAACGTAGTCATAACTGACCAATCAGGCAACGCATTAAAAAAACAATGACAATACCTGTCAAGAGGCGGATAGTTGAAAATGCGTATGAATAGATGGATTGGGAACCGTGTCGGCGTCTTCTTGCTGGCGGTGATGGCATCTATCATGCTGGTCTCTTTTGTGTCAACAGCACCGGCCGCAGCCCAGTTAGAACCGCTAGCTTTGATGTGGGGCCCTTACATCACCGGGACTACGGCAACCAGTGTTGTCATCAACGCAAAGACCAGCGAGCCGACAACCATGAACCTGGAATGGGCTACCGATGCCTATTACAATGAGCATCACAGCTATCCTTGGGCAGCGGCACACACTGATCCCGATACGATGCACAACTTCCCGCTCACGGGGCTTGAATCGGACACGGTCTATCACTACCGGCTGAATGATGGCGCCGGTTTTTCTGATGATTATCACTTCCGCACTTTCCCCACTTCAGGTCCATTTACCTTCATAGTCTATGGGGACACTCAGGACCAGTTGCCATCATTCAGCCAGTATGAACGGTATAAGCTGGTTGCCGATGCTGTGGCTGCGGAACAGGATATCGCATTTGTGCTTCATTGCGGAGACCTGGTGAACAATGGCAATGAAATTACTGACTGGGACCGCTACTTCGATGTCAGTCGCCAGCTGATGGCGAACACGACAGTCTACCCGGCACTGGGTAATCATGAAAAGAACAGCGCTCTCTTCTATGGTGCCTTCGGGATTGCGCCATACTACTCTTTTGATTGTGGCGATGCTCACTTTACCGTGCTCGACAGCATCAATACCAGTGATACCGAGGCTGCCTGGCTGGGTAGCGACCTCGATAACAGCAAGCCCTGGAAATTCGTGTCATTCCATTATCCGATGTACACTTCTGACCCCAATCATTTCGGTGGCTGGGCTAATCTTCAGGAAGAATGGGAGGATCTGTTCCAGACGCATGATGTAGCGGCTGTCTGGAATGGGCATATCCATGCCTATGAGCACTATCTGGAAAACGGCATCCACTATGCTGTGATGGGAACAGGGGGCGGTCCGCCGGGCCTGCTCAATCCGACAAAGTACGAAGGCTACCAGAACAGTCTGGAAAACAGCATGGCATACGCGAAGGTTAGAATAAACCCTCCCGGCAACACTGCCACAGTGCAGATTATTCGCGTTGCGGACATTTCTGCCGACGGTACCCAGGTAACGACCACGTACCCACCGGGTACGGTCTATGATACCTTCGTAATGATTTTGCCAGGGACTCAGCCGCAATGGGACCTGAATGGCGACCACATCTGCAATATCGGGGATGTAGTGAAAGTGGGGTTGAAGTGGGGATTGACCGGTAATCCCGGCTGGATTTCAGAAGATGTGAATACAGACGGAGTGATCAATATATCGGATGTGGCAGCAATCGGTTTGCATTGGGGAGATACCTGGCAGTGAACTTGTGAAAAAGGGCGTGGCGAGAGAAATCTGAAAATTGCGAAGGGGGAAATGTGGGGTAAATAGACCGCAAACACTGCACCAACATGGAAGGTTTGTCTGAAGCCATAACAACTACGTTCTTCCAGAGAGAAACGATGAAATGGATATCGAAAGGGGCGAAAAATGCTAAAGAAATTACTGTTACCAGTCTTCTCCATCTTGGTTCTCCTGTCAATTCTCACGGTTCAATTATTCTTGGCATCTCCGGCGCTGGCAGCCGGAGCCACCACCGAGGTGCACATCGTCAAATATGCACATGATGGCGTCACCGTGATCGCCGAAAAGACGGTCACCTACGAATGGATGAAAGCGAACTTGCATGTCTATGGAGACGGCAATATCCACTATTATCATCAAGGCCCTATTTTTGAAGGCGATCTCTGGGATCCGGATGAGATCAACAACCTCAAGGACAAGGGCGCGGTGCAGGGTTCCAGCGTCAAAGACCTGTGCGACACGGTGGGTGGGATGAGCCCCGGCGATGAAGTGATGATGGTGGCGGTTGATGCATGGCATACCGAGTTTGCCTATTCGAACATCTATGAGCCGCTGGATCGGCAAGGGATCATTGCCCTTTGCTGGTTTAATGGGGAAGATGCGCTCATTGGGGAACGCTACGGCGAGGGTTATCCCGCCAAGAATGGCTATAGTACAGCTCTTCAAATCGTGTTCATGGCCGGGACCCCCAATCCGGAAGGCAAATATGTGTTCGGCAATACCGATATGAAAATGGCCTTGCCGGAAGAGAAATACCAGCATTTCTACGAAGGCCTCTATCCCAGCACCAACGGGCTTTCCGGCAAATGGATTAAGGAGATAAGAATCTACAGCGGCGGCATCGATCCGAATCTGAAGATTGAACTCAAGTCGGATAGCGCTTCCGCGGGTGATGATGACGACGATGACTCGACGCCCTGGATTCCCATCGTGCTGGGAGTGGTAGGTCTGACTTTCATCGGCGTGACTGGCTATGTTTGGATAAAGGGGAGAAAAGAGGCATGAAAACCAAGATTATTGCCGCAGTAGGTATATTGCTTATTCTTGCATCGGTGCTGGTTTATCTTGAGCCTTGGGAAGAAGATACGAACGGAGATGACATCGACTGGCAGCTTAACATTACCGGGCCCAACGGTGCCCAGGAAATCCTGAGTTATGATGAAATCAAGCATTTGCCTGCCTATGAGGGATTTGGGGGATATTTCACCACCACCGGCTTGATCTATGGCCCCTACGAAGTGAAGGGTGTCTTATTGACCGATCTCTGTGACCTTGTTGGCGGCGTTACACCGGAGGATGTTGTCTTCGTGTCAGCCATCGATGGATATTCGTCCGTCTACGATTATGACCGGGTGTTGGGGAATTTCGATACCTATGATCCTGATACGATGGAGGTCGTCTCTCACGGAGAATCTAGGCTCGTTCTGATGTACGAACAAAACGGCAAGCCCCTGAGCTATGATGACGGCCAACCGTTGCGAATCGCTCGGATAGGACCTGATGACAAACTCCTCATCGAGGGGCAATACTGGGTCAAGTGGGTGGATGGGATAGAGGTTGAGAAGCTGGAGGAGTGATCTCTACAGCCATCAGCGGTCAGCATTCAGGATTCGGGGGGTGAGGACAAATCTATGAACACAAGAAATCGATGGGTGAGTTTTGTCGCTTTAGCGGCCATTCTGCTTTCGGCCTTTTCCGGGGGCGGATGCGGATCTTCTCACAAAACGACGCTCAAGGTTATCAATGCCGATAGCCTGATGGTTCCTTTCACTGCCATAGAGAAGGCGTTTGAAGAACGGCATCCGGATGTCGATGTGCTTATTGAAGGGCATGGCAGCATTCAGGCCATCCGGCACGTGACCGAGCTGTATCATGAGTTTGATGTGATCGCAGTGGCCGATTGGTCTCTCCTGCCCATGATGATGTATGATAAGCCGATGCCGGATACCAATATTCCCTATGCCGATTGGTATGTGAAATTCGGCACCAACCGGCTGGGTCTGGCATACAAACCCTCCGGCAAATACGCCGACGAAATCAACAGCTCCAACTGGTATGAGGTGATATCGAGATCGAACGTCAAAGTCGGCACTTCCGATCCCCAGTTTGATTCCTGCGGATACCGGGCCCTGATGATGTGCCAGTTGGCGGAACTCTACTACAATGACGACACCATTTTCGAGAAGGTCATGGGTGATTTCTCACCCAAAGTCTCGGTGACCTCAGATAATGGGAAATACACCATTTCTTTACCGGCAACGGCGCGATCCAAGAGGTTGACCGTTCGGGGATCAAGTATAGGGCTTCTGGCTACCATCGATAGCGGCGATATCGACTATGCCTTCATGTATGAGAGCATGGCCCAGCAGCACGGGCTGAAGTTTGTTGAACTGCCGCCGGAGATCGACCTGAGTTCGCCGGATTATGCGGATTCCTACGGGAAAGTCACCTGCAGCCTTTCCTTCCAGCGCTTTGCAACGGTGATCCCCGAATTTCGTGGAGAGCGTATTCTCTATGCTATGACCATTCCCAAGAATGCTCCACACCCTGATGTAGCGGCGGAATTTGTGGCGTTCGTGCTTTCACCGGAGGGGTGCGAGGTGCTTTCTAAGGCATATCAGCCATCCCTGATCCCGCCGATTGTCGACAGACCGGAGAACGCGCCTGCGCTGGTGACGTCGCCTTCGTGAATCCTTGTAGGGGCGGGTTTCAAACCCGCCCCTACTGGAGATCAAAACAATTGACGAGATTCCTTTCAACCCACAAGTTCACAATCGTCTTCGCCGCGCTGGGGCTGGTCATCCTGCTCTTCATTTTGGTCCCTCTGCTGAAAATGGTGTTCGCCTCCAGCCCCGGCGATGTGCTCGATGCCCTGCTTGATGATAAAGAGGTCAGAGATGCCATCTGGCTAACCCTCTACGCGTCGTTTATCTCAGCGGCAGTGGGGATGATCTTCGGAGTGCCGCTGGCCTATCTCCTGGCCCGCCGCGATTTCCCCGGAAAGAAGGTGGTCGAGGCCATTATCGATCTGCCGGTGGTGATCCCTCACACGGCGGCGGGTATTGCCCTCCTGTTCGTATTCGGCTCCAATTTCTTCGGCGGCCAATTCTTTCATGCTTTTGGATTGGACTTTTTCGATGCGGTGCCCGGCATCGTCATTGCCATGATGTTCGTCAGCATCCCGTTTCTGATCAACGCCGCCAAAGAGGGATTCAAGAGCGTCGACCCCAGACTGGAGAAGGTGGCCCGAACGCTGGGCGCCTCTCCCCGGCAAACCTTCTTTCAGGTGTCTTTGCCCCTGGCGGGGAGAAGTATCATGTCGGGTGGGGTGATGATGTGGGCCAGAGGGGTGAGCGAGTTCGGCGCAGTAATTATCATCGCTTACTATCCCATGATCGCCCCGACGCTGGTTTATCAACGTTATGAGACGCAGGGACTGGATGGTGCCAGGAACGTTGCGGTCGTGCTGCTTCTGGTCTGTCTGGCGATCTTCATCGCCTTGAGATACCTCACCCAGAAAGGCGGCCGGCCTTGATTGACATAAAGAACATCAGTGTCCGCCTGGGAGATTTCCGCCTTCAGAATATTACCCTTAACATTCAAAAGGGGGAGTATTTTGTCCTGCTGGGTCCGACGGGAGCGGGCAAAACGGCCCTAATTGAAACCATTGCCGGGCTGAACCCGGTGACGCAAGGACAGATACGGCTCGACGGAGTCGAAGTGACCCATGTAGCGCCGGAGAAGCGAGGCATCAGTATTGCCTATCAGGATCAGGCCCTCTTTCCGCACCTTTCAGTGCTGGGAAATATCGCCTTTGGATTGCGCCAGAGGGGGCTATCGAAGTCCGAAGCGGCAACGCAATCGCAGTGGGTGATTGATCTGCTGGGAGTCTCTCACCTCTTGGAGCGCAAGCCGGATACGTTGAGTGGTGGGGAAAGCCAGAGAGTGGTTCTGGCCCGCGCCCTGGCGGTCCAACCCAAGGTGCTGTTGCTGGATGAGCCGCTCAGCGCGCTGGACCCTGAGACAAGGGAAAAGGTACAGCAAGAGATACTTCTGCTGCATCGAAAGCTGGGATTGACCATCATCCACGTGACCCACGATTTCGAGGAAGCGTTCTCTATGGGAGACCGGATCGCCGTTCTCGACCGGGGAGTTCTGGCCCAGGTGGGAACCGTTGATGAAGTCTTTCGCCAGCCCAACTCCGAGTTCGTGGCCCGCTTTCTGATGGCGCGTAACATCTTCAGCGGCGATATCCGGGATGGCGAGGGAATGCACCCGATGATGCACATCCAGGGCTTGAAAGTGCCCGTGACCACTTCCCTGCGAGGTGAGCGCCATGTCTCCATCCGCCCGGAAGATGTTCTCCTCTCCGCCAAACCGATGGCCGATGATACCCGCGTTTCTTTTCAGGGGCGCGTCACTTCCGTTTCAAACAAGGGATCGGTGGTCTATGTCTCGGTGAATGTGCCCCCGGAGTTTGTCTGCCTGCTCACCCGTCGGGAGTTCGAGATGATGCGCCTGGCGGAGGGGGAAGAGGTGTTCGTGGGATTTGAGATCAAGGCCCTGCACGTCTTCTGATTTTTAGGCAGACGTTAGCGCACTGAAGCAGCTGGCGTGGGATCTGGTTGATATCGTGATCTGCTTGTCGGTCTGGGGTTTTTCCATCGTGTTGTGCTGGCGGTGTAACGAACTCAGTGTGGCTCTCTGTCCAGCGACGACGAGCGCTGAAACTTCTGTAATTCCTTGACAACGCAGTAAGCGCTAAACCCCAAGATGCCAATGATCATTGCTGTTTCCAGCGTCAAGACGAGTACATTGGATTCATAGATGTAGAACTCGCCATAGATCCAAATGCAGATGAAATGGCACAGCAGGAATAATGCCATCCCAATGGCCAGCAGAGCCAGCAGAATAATGTTCAATCGAGAGGTCATCGGATTCCTCGGATATGCAGTCTCATGAACTTGAGATGTTGTGCTACCTTTAATGGTATTGCGCGCTGCTGAAGCACGCAACATTGACATCACCCAAACATATTGAGGGTGACCATCAAATGTTGGCTGGGGATAACCTACAATTGGGGTGTGATGTGCCATGTTAGGCCGCAAAAATCCTCTGTGACAGTTTCAGAGGACCTTGGCTAATCGGCTGGGGCGGTTGCGATCTCAGTTTCTTCCCGGTGTGTTCAATCATCGAAATGGGCCTAGTGGGAGGGGAAGGGATTTATGGGGTTCGATCTCAAGGCCCTGCATGTTTTCTAGCTCGACATAATGTGCAGGGACAGCCCCGAATCCTGTGGTCATTCCCGACCTGATCGGGAATGACCTTTGATTGCATTGGAAAAAACCACTCAAGCTGTTATAATTCCCCAAGAGACCTTTAAGCCAGTTCCGAGAGGCCGGCAAGGGAAAGCAGAATCGAAACATTCTCCATTGGAGTTGCTAGAATTCCTCTTGCCGAATCTCGGCGAGAGGTTTTTTTATGTCTGAAAGCATCATCTTATCGGAGCAGGATATCCAGCGAACGCTGACTCGCCTGGCTCACGAGATCATTGAGAAAGACAAAAATCAGAATGGATTACTCCTCATCGGGCTGCGCACCCGGGGCATTCCCTTGGCCAGGCGCATCTCCTCTGCCATACGCGATATCAACGGCACGGAAGCCCCGGTTGCCGGGCTCGATTTTACTCTCCATCGAGACGACTTGGATCTGCGCAAGGAAGACCTCTCCATCGAACCCAGCGACATGCCTGCCAGTGTTACTGATAAAAGGGTGGTGCTGGTCGATGATGTGCTCTTCACCGGAAGGAGCGCTCGTGCAGCCATCGATGCGCTGATGGAGTGGGGTCGGCCAAGGATCGTCCAACTGGCTGTGCTGATCGACCGCGGGCATCGGGAGATGCCGATCAAAGCGGATTTCGTGGGGAAGAATATCCCTTCCTCTCTGCGGGAACGGGTGCAGGTGAGGGTCAAAGAGATCGATGGCAAGGATGAGGTTGTCCTCTTAAGGGACGAGGCGGCCTTTGCCGCCAAAGGAGATCGCCAATGACGATTGCCGGACGTGATCTGATTTCGATCAATGACTTCTCCAATGAAGAGATACAGGCGGTACTGGACCTGGCCGATGAGATGAACTCTGCACTCAAGGAAAAGAAGCGGCTTGATCTTTGCCAATCCAAGGAACTCTACACCATATTCTATGAACCCAGCACCCGTACCCGAAGCTCTTTTGAGACGGCCATGCATCGGCTGGGAGGCAATGTGGTCAGCCATGCGGAGGCTCAGGTGACTTCCTCGGCGACCAAAGGGGAAACGATCTCTGATACGGTGAGGGTTCTGGATAAATATGCGGACATCATCGTCATGCGTCATCCTCTGGATGGTTCCACGAGGCTGGCCGCAGAGCATTGCAGTGTTCCTATCATAAGCGGCGGTGATGGCGCCCACGAGCACCCAACTCAGACGCTGGTTGATCTCTATACCATCGGCAAGGAGAGGGGAAGTATCAAGGGCAAAAACGTGGCATTGTGTGGGGATTTGCGTCACGGCAGAACGGTGCACTCGTTGGCCATTGCGCTTGCTCGGTTCGGGGCTCATGTCACCTGTATCGCGCCGCCCGGATTCGAGTTGCCGGAGCATATCCATGATGGCATCAAGGCTTATAAGGGAAAGATCACCGAATACCGGACGCTGGCGGAAATCGTTGGGGAAAGTGCGCTGACCGTGAAACACCAGAAAGGATTCTCCAACCTCCTGCTGGAAAGCATCGATGTGTTCTATTTTACCCGGTTGCAGCGGGAACGAATCTCCGGTCAGGATGTCAACACCGCTGCCCAGGAAAGCTATCGAATCAACCAGCATCTGCTGGAGAAGTCCAGGAAGGACGCCATCATCATGCATCCGCTTCCCCGGACCAATGAGCTGGCATACGAGTTTGATCAGGATGAGCGGGCGGCCTATTTCAGGCAGGCAGGCTATGGGGTTCCGGTGAGGATGGCTTTGATTGCATTGCTTCTCGGTGTGGTGGAACCGAAGATCGAACAGAAGCCGAGGAGGGATCTCATCAAACTGGCAAAGGATGTGTCTGATGTGGTGTGTTCCAACCGGCAGTGTGTCACCAATACGGAAAAATACGCACCCAAGAAGTTCTATCGGGTTCCGGGTGCTGGCCCACAGGTTCTGAGGTGCTACTATTGCGATTGGCTGCTGCAGAATGGGTAGGCATGGCCGATGTCGGCCATGCCTATTGCCGATAGGAAAATGAAGGTTCATCAGAATCTGCCGAAGTTTAATGACACTTCCTATGCGCATTTTGTCACCACGAGGACTTATGAAAGCTATCCCTGTTTCAAGAACGAAAAGCTTGCCGGGATTCTGCATGAAGAGTTGGTGTTTTACGCTGAGAGATATGGATTTCACCTGCTGGGTTATGTGATCATGCCGGATCATCTCCACGCGTTGATTTGGTGGGATGCGGAAGCAAAGCCGGAGTTGGCGATATCGAAGATCATGAATAGCATCAAAACGATGACCAGTAAAAGAGTCAAAAGGCAATTGTTTTACGGCGATGGCGCTGAATACAAGGGTAGCTTGGCCGACGTCGGCCAAGCTACCCCAAGGCACTTCCATCTGTGGCAGCCCGGTTTCTATGATTTCAATATCTATACCGAGGGAAAACTCTGGGAGAAACTCGAATACATGCACGGAAATCCGGTGAAGGCTGGTTTAGCTTCCACTCCATCAGATTATTGCTGGTCCAGCTACAAGGACTACGCTGAAGGGAGCGAAGGCCTTTGACTGAAAAACCGGTGATCATGTTCGGTGGGAAAGGTGGGGTTGGCAAAACAACCTGCGCCGGAGCCACTGCACTTCATTACGCCAAGAAGGGGCTGGACACGCTGGTGATCTCCACCGATCCTACGCCTTCCCTTTCGGACATCTTTGAGATCGATGGGAAGCAGAAGAAGCCGGTGCAGGTCCTCCAAAATCTCCATCTGGCGGAGCTGGGCCTCGACGAAGTCAAGGACATGTGGAACAGGAAGTTCGGCCGTGACGTTTACGAGATCTTCTCCGCGCTGGTGGCCATCGAATATGAGGCGTTTGTGGATTTCATCACCTCCATCCTGCCCGGACTGCGGGAAGAGTTCATGGTCGACTATATCAAAGGCCTTACCCGAAGCGGCAGCTACCAGAAAATCGTCTGGGACACGGCTCCCCTGGGGCAGACATTCGATCTCCTGAGGGCTCCATCGATGATCGGCGAACATCTGAAGCCGGCGCCGAAAATTTATTCCAAGCT
This genomic interval carries:
- a CDS encoding cohesin domain-containing protein, whose product is MNLIVTKREAIEISLLSAILLSTLLVLASCGTSSSPSEAGAAINPISRDVRIGDTFTFDVLIDTEVPSRGAQCTLTFDPKMTRCDGVTEGDFYRDWASANGCTAVLFPGPVIDNENGQVSSIGIAILGTQEGGAKGKGVLFSYHFTAIADGVAAPTLSNVVITDQSGNALKKQ
- a CDS encoding metallophosphoesterase yields the protein MNRWIGNRVGVFLLAVMASIMLVSFVSTAPAAAQLEPLALMWGPYITGTTATSVVINAKTSEPTTMNLEWATDAYYNEHHSYPWAAAHTDPDTMHNFPLTGLESDTVYHYRLNDGAGFSDDYHFRTFPTSGPFTFIVYGDTQDQLPSFSQYERYKLVADAVAAEQDIAFVLHCGDLVNNGNEITDWDRYFDVSRQLMANTTVYPALGNHEKNSALFYGAFGIAPYYSFDCGDAHFTVLDSINTSDTEAAWLGSDLDNSKPWKFVSFHYPMYTSDPNHFGGWANLQEEWEDLFQTHDVAAVWNGHIHAYEHYLENGIHYAVMGTGGGPPGLLNPTKYEGYQNSLENSMAYAKVRINPPGNTATVQIIRVADISADGTQVTTTYPPGTVYDTFVMILPGTQPQWDLNGDHICNIGDVVKVGLKWGLTGNPGWISEDVNTDGVINISDVAAIGLHWGDTWQ
- a CDS encoding argininosuccinate synthase, which gives rise to MLKKLLLPVFSILVLLSILTVQLFLASPALAAGATTEVHIVKYAHDGVTVIAEKTVTYEWMKANLHVYGDGNIHYYHQGPIFEGDLWDPDEINNLKDKGAVQGSSVKDLCDTVGGMSPGDEVMMVAVDAWHTEFAYSNIYEPLDRQGIIALCWFNGEDALIGERYGEGYPAKNGYSTALQIVFMAGTPNPEGKYVFGNTDMKMALPEEKYQHFYEGLYPSTNGLSGKWIKEIRIYSGGIDPNLKIELKSDSASAGDDDDDDSTPWIPIVLGVVGLTFIGVTGYVWIKGRKEA
- a CDS encoding molybdopterin-dependent oxidoreductase, whose translation is MKTKIIAAVGILLILASVLVYLEPWEEDTNGDDIDWQLNITGPNGAQEILSYDEIKHLPAYEGFGGYFTTTGLIYGPYEVKGVLLTDLCDLVGGVTPEDVVFVSAIDGYSSVYDYDRVLGNFDTYDPDTMEVVSHGESRLVLMYEQNGKPLSYDDGQPLRIARIGPDDKLLIEGQYWVKWVDGIEVEKLEE
- the wtpA gene encoding tungstate ABC transporter substrate-binding protein WtpA, which produces MNTRNRWVSFVALAAILLSAFSGGGCGSSHKTTLKVINADSLMVPFTAIEKAFEERHPDVDVLIEGHGSIQAIRHVTELYHEFDVIAVADWSLLPMMMYDKPMPDTNIPYADWYVKFGTNRLGLAYKPSGKYADEINSSNWYEVISRSNVKVGTSDPQFDSCGYRALMMCQLAELYYNDDTIFEKVMGDFSPKVSVTSDNGKYTISLPATARSKRLTVRGSSIGLLATIDSGDIDYAFMYESMAQQHGLKFVELPPEIDLSSPDYADSYGKVTCSLSFQRFATVIPEFRGERILYAMTIPKNAPHPDVAAEFVAFVLSPEGCEVLSKAYQPSLIPPIVDRPENAPALVTSPS
- a CDS encoding ABC transporter permease codes for the protein MTRFLSTHKFTIVFAALGLVILLFILVPLLKMVFASSPGDVLDALLDDKEVRDAIWLTLYASFISAAVGMIFGVPLAYLLARRDFPGKKVVEAIIDLPVVIPHTAAGIALLFVFGSNFFGGQFFHAFGLDFFDAVPGIVIAMMFVSIPFLINAAKEGFKSVDPRLEKVARTLGASPRQTFFQVSLPLAGRSIMSGGVMMWARGVSEFGAVIIIAYYPMIAPTLVYQRYETQGLDGARNVAVVLLLVCLAIFIALRYLTQKGGRP